One window of Chamaesiphon minutus PCC 6605 genomic DNA carries:
- a CDS encoding dihydroorotase has translation MNQLFQQIRIFAPTSVSEDSSSPPSSGSAARLDERVADILVIDGIMQEVVTTTQLPNDLNITRAEHLLLAPGLVDLYSHSGTPGHEERESLASLLASAQAGGFVSVNILPDTLPALDRSSSIISLDREYRQVADRIPNCPQLAYWGALTEGVEGKTMTELAELATTNITGWADGHAIANPALVRRLLEYLQPCHRPIGLYALDRQLRGNGVARAGVAALRYGLPVDPVSSETAALAATIEIIADIGTPVHLMRISTRRGVEIVAAAKQRGVPITASTTWLHLLADTSDVATYNPNFKLDPPLGTADDRLALIEGIKTGAIDAIAIDHHAYTYEEKTVAFGEAPPGAIGLQLALPILWQQLVVPGTLSARELWTALSINPAQCLHQFPPTQFILFDPQAAWTVTKTSLKSLSHNTAWLGREIIGKVSCEYSGATFR, from the coding sequence ATGAATCAATTATTTCAACAGATTAGAATCTTCGCGCCTACTAGTGTCAGCGAGGACAGCAGCTCCCCGCCATCGTCAGGATCTGCGGCACGGCTGGACGAACGAGTGGCCGATATTCTAGTTATCGATGGGATTATGCAGGAAGTTGTCACCACCACTCAACTTCCTAACGATCTAAATATTACTCGTGCCGAACACCTGCTCCTCGCCCCAGGCTTGGTAGACTTATACAGCCACAGCGGTACGCCAGGACATGAAGAACGCGAATCGCTCGCCTCTTTGCTCGCATCTGCCCAAGCGGGCGGTTTTGTCTCGGTCAATATTCTCCCCGATACTTTACCCGCACTCGATCGATCTAGCAGTATTATCAGTCTCGATCGAGAATACCGTCAAGTCGCCGATCGCATTCCCAATTGTCCCCAACTCGCTTATTGGGGCGCGCTCACTGAGGGCGTAGAGGGTAAAACAATGACAGAATTGGCCGAATTAGCGACTACTAATATTACAGGTTGGGCCGATGGACACGCCATTGCCAATCCCGCGCTCGTCCGCCGCCTGCTCGAATATCTCCAACCCTGCCACCGCCCGATCGGATTGTACGCCCTCGATCGTCAATTACGCGGTAATGGCGTCGCCAGAGCGGGCGTAGCTGCACTCAGATACGGTTTGCCCGTCGATCCCGTCAGTAGTGAAACCGCAGCCCTTGCAGCAACGATCGAAATTATCGCCGATATTGGCACCCCCGTACATCTAATGCGAATTTCGACCCGTCGTGGCGTCGAGATCGTCGCCGCCGCCAAACAGCGCGGCGTCCCGATTACCGCTAGCACCACCTGGTTGCATCTGCTAGCCGATACCAGCGATGTTGCCACATATAACCCCAATTTTAAACTCGATCCACCTTTAGGCACTGCTGACGACCGTTTAGCCCTAATTGAGGGGATAAAAACTGGGGCGATCGACGCGATCGCCATCGACCATCATGCCTATACTTACGAGGAAAAAACCGTAGCCTTTGGCGAAGCTCCACCCGGGGCGATCGGGTTACAATTGGCCTTACCGATACTGTGGCAACAGCTAGTAGTTCCGGGTACGTTATCGGCACGCGAGTTATGGACGGCACTAAGTATCAATCCAGCTCAGTGTCTGCATCAGTTCCCACCCACTCAATTCATCCTCTTCGATCCACAAGCAGCTTGGACGGTGACTAAAACCAGTCTCAAGTCACTCTCCCATAATACGGCATGGCTGGGTCGCGAAATTATCGGCAAAGTCAGTTGCGAGTACTCTGGAGCAACTTTTCGGTAA
- a CDS encoding histidine phosphatase family protein produces the protein MSTRVIILRHGQSSYNSQGRIQGRSDLSILTDRGVEDARLTGEAFQGLNFDKVYCSPLQRAQQTATTVLTNLGQLDRLQADNRLLEIDLPLWETMFNQEVREKYAEQYQAWKQCPHQLKMSLPQADGSKREFFPVLALYEQAANFWQEILPQHQGQTILIVAHNGINRALISTALGIKPEMYHSIQQSNCGISVLNFSGNWGDSPEEQQSRRVQLESLNQTNHLGQKLPTLRPNNQGPRFLLVRHGETDWNRAGKFQGQIDVPLNEFGRKQASLAAEFLKTIHIDFGFTSSMLRPKETAQIILQDRNITLVEDANLREIGHGLWEGKYEAEIKAAYPGELERWHTHPESVQMPEGENLQDVWNRATAAWQQILAQVGNQSQTGIVVAHDATNKVLLCYLLGLGLADIWKIKQGNGAVTVIDYPEGIEGQPVIQALNLTSYLSGGILDRTAAGAL, from the coding sequence TTGAGTACGCGAGTTATCATTTTACGACACGGACAGAGTAGCTATAACAGTCAAGGACGCATTCAAGGGCGCAGCGATTTATCGATTCTGACCGATCGGGGTGTCGAAGATGCTAGGCTTACAGGCGAAGCATTTCAAGGCTTAAATTTTGACAAGGTTTACTGTAGCCCCCTGCAACGCGCGCAGCAGACAGCAACCACCGTGCTGACTAATTTAGGACAACTCGATCGACTCCAAGCTGACAATCGATTATTAGAAATCGATCTGCCACTGTGGGAGACGATGTTCAATCAGGAAGTGCGTGAAAAATACGCCGAGCAATATCAAGCTTGGAAACAATGCCCCCACCAGTTAAAAATGTCTCTGCCGCAAGCTGATGGCAGCAAGCGCGAGTTCTTCCCCGTGTTGGCTTTGTACGAGCAAGCTGCAAACTTTTGGCAAGAAATCCTCCCGCAGCATCAGGGACAAACGATCTTAATCGTGGCGCACAACGGCATCAATCGCGCTTTAATTAGTACGGCATTGGGCATCAAACCGGAGATGTATCACAGCATCCAGCAGTCGAATTGCGGCATCTCTGTCCTGAATTTTAGTGGGAATTGGGGCGATTCTCCAGAGGAGCAGCAGAGCCGACGAGTACAGTTGGAATCGCTCAATCAAACCAATCATCTCGGTCAAAAATTACCCACCCTGCGCCCCAATAATCAAGGGCCGCGCTTTTTGTTGGTGCGTCATGGCGAAACCGATTGGAATCGAGCTGGCAAATTTCAAGGCCAAATCGATGTGCCGCTCAACGAATTCGGACGCAAACAAGCCAGTCTAGCCGCTGAATTTTTAAAAACCATCCACATCGACTTTGGATTCACCAGTTCGATGTTACGTCCGAAAGAAACCGCCCAAATTATCCTTCAAGATCGCAACATTACCTTGGTTGAGGATGCAAATTTGCGCGAGATCGGACACGGACTCTGGGAAGGCAAATATGAAGCCGAAATTAAGGCAGCATATCCCGGCGAACTCGAACGGTGGCACACTCACCCCGAATCCGTGCAAATGCCTGAAGGTGAAAATCTCCAGGACGTCTGGAATCGGGCAACGGCAGCATGGCAACAAATTCTCGCGCAGGTGGGTAACCAATCCCAAACTGGCATCGTCGTCGCTCACGATGCGACCAACAAGGTGTTACTGTGTTATCTGCTGGGACTCGGTTTAGCCGATATCTGGAAGATCAAGCAAGGGAATGGTGCGGTTACGGTCATCGATTATCCAGAGGGCATAGAGGGTCAACCCGTAATTCAAGCTCTCAATCTTACCAGTTATCTCTCAGGCGGCATTCTCGATCGAACTGCTGCTGGTGCATTGTAG
- a CDS encoding ATP-binding protein, with protein MSNLTSTIGGCYTLHTFETLLDLWQQMAQMLGSTICCATNADLLEGSLANQEIPDTSVDLLENLPRFILLCSERFQALLIGTIVLDSEPEQVEIEITFLATEIEQFLKPLIPNLPATLPLITEPNFVNDRYLENHFAQMSASVLAIAHSQKSASFSLSSDLPSVTSQVTDRQEPASIAFDRREIDLQQQVAQANLLNQIITQIYQTFDLAATLQSAVEQVQTFLHADRLIIYQFEFDKKANTKDFETARSGGKVAYESIGTVNLQSVLNVSEREDCFNDRQLWQKYRDGMTKSIDNVDREYAADRCMLDLMERSQIQSKLVVPIVVNTQLWGLLIAHQCHSPRHWQVRETQFLQKVAEHLALAIDRAELYAASLWHNQNLERRVNERTRELRDAVLVAQTANQSKTDFLALLSHELRTPLTSILGLSATLLRLPLLNLNERQQNYLNIIHNSGEHLSELIDDILDFYKLEVGKTFLKIGEFYISKQIEQVVEIVKPKADYAKIDIQVEIINNNSLPLNGRDLRFRGDAKRVRQILLNILTNAIKFTPDNGTIVIRAWLEDGFVVFEIEDSGIGIEAEQIPRLFKKFHQLDRNFDRDYGGMGLGLAITQQLVELHGGSIEVESVLGSGSTFTVRLAAQPLPIPERNNWQEMDRKLAFQDPELNPIPNRIILIEHDEDLATFMCDILTAARYQVTWLLSAESSFRQISMFEPNLLIIDLALNANIVDRLLDNIRRSSKIGDTKILAIATEDEIVSPISKKYIDDYLWKQVNPEHLLRKITKLLSAG; from the coding sequence ATGTCTAATTTGACCTCAACTATCGGTGGTTGTTACACTCTCCATACCTTTGAGACCTTACTTGATTTGTGGCAACAAATGGCACAGATGCTCGGATCTACCATTTGCTGTGCGACCAATGCAGATTTGCTCGAGGGTAGCTTGGCGAATCAAGAAATACCCGATACGAGTGTAGATTTGCTGGAAAATTTACCCCGATTTATCCTGCTTTGCTCGGAGCGGTTTCAAGCTTTACTCATTGGCACCATAGTGCTGGATTCGGAACCAGAGCAGGTCGAGATCGAGATTACTTTTTTGGCAACTGAGATCGAACAGTTTCTCAAGCCCTTAATTCCAAATCTGCCCGCAACATTACCGTTAATTACCGAGCCAAATTTTGTCAACGATCGCTATCTAGAAAACCATTTTGCCCAAATGAGTGCGAGCGTGTTGGCAATTGCCCACAGCCAAAAATCTGCCAGCTTTTCGCTATCCTCAGATTTACCCTCAGTGACATCGCAGGTAACCGATCGGCAAGAACCAGCCAGCATTGCATTCGATCGCCGCGAGATCGATCTTCAACAACAAGTAGCTCAAGCTAATCTACTCAATCAGATTATTACCCAAATCTATCAAACATTCGATCTGGCTGCCACGCTGCAATCGGCAGTCGAACAGGTACAAACCTTTTTACATGCAGATCGCCTAATTATCTATCAATTTGAATTTGATAAGAAAGCTAATACCAAAGATTTTGAGACCGCTCGTAGCGGCGGAAAAGTCGCTTATGAGTCGATCGGAACTGTCAATCTTCAATCTGTCTTAAACGTTTCAGAACGCGAAGATTGCTTCAACGATCGTCAATTATGGCAAAAGTATCGAGATGGCATGACTAAATCGATCGATAATGTCGATCGAGAATATGCTGCCGATCGATGTATGTTGGACTTGATGGAGCGATCGCAAATCCAATCTAAATTAGTAGTACCGATCGTGGTTAATACTCAATTATGGGGTTTATTAATCGCGCATCAATGCCACTCTCCACGCCATTGGCAAGTCCGAGAAACGCAATTCTTGCAAAAGGTAGCCGAACATTTAGCCCTAGCAATCGATCGTGCGGAGTTATATGCCGCGAGTCTTTGGCATAACCAAAATCTCGAACGGCGAGTTAACGAACGCACTAGAGAGCTAAGAGATGCCGTCCTCGTTGCCCAAACAGCAAATCAATCCAAAACTGATTTTCTAGCCCTCCTAAGTCACGAACTACGCACTCCCCTGACGAGTATTTTGGGTTTATCGGCGACGCTATTGCGGCTACCCTTACTCAATCTTAACGAGCGACAACAAAATTATCTCAATATCATTCATAATAGTGGCGAACATCTATCAGAATTAATCGATGATATTTTAGATTTTTACAAACTAGAAGTCGGTAAAACTTTTCTAAAAATAGGTGAGTTCTATATATCTAAACAAATCGAACAAGTAGTCGAAATCGTCAAGCCCAAAGCCGATTATGCCAAAATCGATATTCAAGTTGAAATCATCAATAATAACAGTTTGCCACTCAATGGTCGAGATCTGCGGTTTCGCGGCGATGCCAAACGGGTGCGGCAAATTCTATTAAATATTTTAACCAACGCCATTAAATTCACCCCCGATAATGGCACGATCGTAATTAGGGCTTGGTTGGAAGATGGCTTTGTGGTATTTGAAATTGAAGATAGCGGAATTGGGATTGAAGCCGAACAAATTCCCCGCTTGTTTAAGAAATTTCATCAACTCGATCGCAATTTCGATCGCGACTATGGTGGCATGGGATTGGGATTAGCAATTACTCAACAACTAGTCGAACTCCATGGCGGTTCGATCGAAGTCGAATCGGTGCTGGGTTCTGGCTCGACTTTTACCGTCCGCTTAGCCGCACAACCGCTACCAATTCCCGAACGCAATAATTGGCAGGAAATGGATCGTAAATTAGCATTCCAAGATCCCGAACTCAACCCCATTCCCAACCGAATTATTTTAATCGAGCATGATGAAGATTTAGCCACATTTATGTGCGATATTCTCACGGCTGCGAGATATCAAGTAACTTGGTTATTATCGGCGGAATCTTCATTTCGACAAATCTCGATGTTCGAGCCAAATTTATTAATTATCGATTTGGCACTAAATGCGAACATCGTCGATCGATTACTCGATAATATTCGGCGATCGAGTAAAATTGGCGATACTAAAATTTTGGCGATCGCGACTGAAGACGAGATTGTCAGTCCGATTAGTAAGAAATATATCGATGACTATTTATGGAAGCAAGTAAATCCCGAACATTTACTACGGAAAATTACTAAGCTCCTTAGCGCAGGGTGA
- a CDS encoding ISAs1 family transposase: MKLKPKHSIAEHFDDIEDIRIERGKKHKLIDIITISICAVVCGADGWIDIEMYGIARKKWLEKFLELPNGIPSHDTFARVFSQINPDEFNKSFLSWIKGISKITAGEIIAFDGKQSRNSGDEKNGQGVINTVSAWAASNRLVLGQKKVEGKSNEITALPELIQILDLAGCIVTIDAMGCQREIVKKIVEKDADYVIAVKKNQPTLYKQVKQLFKQAIETQGKDLNLSSFNSREMNRGREEIRNYLMITDVAEQIDPLQKWKKLTSIGMVESVRVVGGKTSVETRYFISSLESDAQKLAEGIRSHWSIENSLHWVLDVAFKEDDSRIRKDNAPANFAILRHIAVNIISENKSRKLSVRSKRFLATLDEEYSTELLEAIL, from the coding sequence ATGAAGCTGAAGCCTAAGCATAGTATCGCAGAACACTTTGACGACATAGAAGACATTAGGATTGAACGTGGAAAAAAACATAAACTAATCGACATCATCACGATCTCCATTTGTGCTGTAGTATGTGGGGCGGACGGATGGATAGATATAGAAATGTATGGTATAGCCAGAAAAAAATGGTTAGAAAAGTTCCTAGAACTACCGAATGGAATCCCATCTCATGATACATTTGCTAGAGTATTTTCACAAATTAATCCTGATGAATTTAATAAATCATTCCTGAGTTGGATTAAAGGAATAAGTAAAATAACCGCAGGAGAAATAATTGCCTTTGATGGAAAACAATCTCGAAACTCAGGAGATGAAAAGAATGGTCAAGGTGTAATTAATACAGTCAGTGCCTGGGCTGCAAGTAATAGATTAGTATTAGGTCAAAAGAAAGTAGAAGGAAAATCTAATGAAATCACAGCACTTCCCGAACTGATTCAAATCTTGGATTTAGCAGGATGTATCGTTACCATCGACGCAATGGGATGTCAAAGAGAAATAGTCAAAAAAATCGTCGAAAAAGATGCAGATTATGTAATTGCTGTAAAAAAGAATCAACCGACCTTGTACAAACAAGTAAAGCAGCTATTTAAACAAGCAATTGAAACTCAGGGAAAAGACCTCAACCTGAGTAGCTTCAACAGTAGAGAGATGAATAGAGGTAGAGAAGAAATTCGTAATTATTTAATGATAACAGATGTTGCGGAGCAAATAGATCCACTGCAAAAATGGAAAAAGTTAACTAGTATTGGCATGGTAGAATCAGTTCGAGTTGTCGGCGGAAAGACGAGTGTAGAAACTCGTTATTTTATCAGTAGTCTAGAGAGCGATGCTCAAAAATTAGCAGAGGGAATTAGAAGTCATTGGTCGATAGAAAATTCTCTTCACTGGGTGCTTGATGTTGCTTTTAAAGAAGATGATAGTCGAATTAGGAAAGATAATGCTCCAGCTAATTTTGCGATTTTACGACATATAGCAGTTAACATAATTAGTGAAAATAAAAGTCGAAAGTTAAGTGTTAGAAGTAAGAGATTCTTGGCGACACTTGACGAAGAATATTCAACTGAACTTTTAGAAGCTATTTTGTAA
- the carB gene encoding carbamoyl-phosphate synthase large subunit produces MPRRTDIHKILLLGSGPIAIGQGCEFDYSGTQACKALREEGYYVILVNSNPATIMTDPDTADRTYIEPLTPELVEKVIIKERPDALLPTMGGQTALNIAVSLSKSGVLDKYGVELIGAKLPAIEMAEDRLLFKEAMARIGVPVCPSGIATSLLEAREVAKQIGTYPLIIRPAFTLGGAGGGIAYNQEEFEAIVHTGLDASPVDQILVEKSLLGWKEYELEVMRDLADNVVIICSIENIDPMGIHTGDSITVAPAQTLTDKEYQRLRDASIKIIREIGVETGGSNIQFAVHPHTGEFIVIEMNPRVSRSSALASKATGFPIAKFAAKLAVGYTLDEIPNDITKKTPASFEPTIDYVVTKIPRFAFEKFAGSSQTLTTQMKSVGEAMAIGRTFQESFQKALRSLEIGRFGWGCDRDESLPSIEQVRSMLRTPTPDRIFSIRHAMQLKLSVEDIYELTGVDPWFLDKMQDILTTESFLKTQQLTSLTKPQLWDIKRQGFSDRQIAYATKTTEDIVRTYRKSLGVVPAYKLVDTCAAEFEAETPYYYSTYEEETEVIPSTRRKVMILGGGPNRIGQGIEFDYCCCHAAYALSKQGFETIMVNSNPETVSTDYDTSDRLYFEPLTKEDVLNIIEAEQPEGIIIQFGGQTPLKLAVPLQSYLTAQANEPNGVQTKIWGTSPDSIDMAEDRERFELVLRQLDIQQPANGMARDYDDALLVANRIGYPVVVRPSYVLGGRAMEIVYSDTELERYMTYAVQVEPDHPILIDKFLENAIEVDVDAIADASGHVVIGGIMEHIEQAGIHSGDSACSLPYVSLSDNTIATIRQWTVQLARSLKVIGLMNIQFAVQGDRVYIIEANPRASRTVPFVAKATGVPLAGYAARIMSGETLTSLDYTAEVIPTHIAVKEAVLPFDRFPGTDTILGPEMRSTGEVMGIDVEFGRAYAKAELAAGQKLPLTGKVFISTSDRDKIAVVPVARDLIALGFKIIATSGTKKVLEEHGLVVESVLKLHEGRPNVVDIIKNGQIQLIINTPSGEEAQADGKLIRRTALVYKIGMVTTIAGAKATAAAIAALQSHPLEVKALQDYIGLGR; encoded by the coding sequence ATGCCGCGCCGGACTGACATACACAAAATCTTACTCTTAGGTTCTGGACCGATCGCGATCGGACAAGGGTGTGAATTTGACTACTCTGGCACTCAGGCTTGTAAAGCACTTCGCGAAGAAGGTTATTACGTCATTTTGGTCAACTCCAATCCGGCGACCATTATGACCGATCCAGATACAGCAGATCGCACCTATATCGAACCGTTAACCCCAGAGTTGGTCGAAAAAGTAATTATTAAAGAGCGTCCCGACGCTCTGCTACCAACGATGGGGGGACAGACAGCTTTAAATATTGCCGTGAGTCTGTCCAAATCTGGAGTACTGGATAAATATGGCGTAGAATTGATCGGTGCGAAATTACCCGCGATCGAAATGGCCGAAGATCGGTTGTTATTTAAGGAAGCGATGGCGAGGATCGGGGTGCCAGTTTGTCCGTCAGGTATCGCTACCAGCCTGCTAGAGGCTCGAGAAGTTGCCAAACAGATTGGGACGTATCCGCTGATTATTCGCCCCGCATTTACCCTTGGGGGTGCCGGAGGTGGGATTGCTTACAATCAAGAAGAATTTGAAGCGATCGTACATACCGGACTAGATGCTTCACCTGTAGACCAGATTTTGGTCGAAAAATCGCTGCTGGGTTGGAAGGAGTACGAGCTAGAGGTGATGAGGGATCTAGCGGATAATGTGGTAATTATTTGTTCGATCGAGAATATCGATCCGATGGGGATTCATACAGGCGATTCGATTACCGTCGCTCCCGCGCAAACGCTGACGGACAAAGAATATCAGCGGCTGCGGGATGCTTCGATTAAAATCATTCGCGAAATTGGCGTCGAGACGGGGGGTTCTAATATTCAGTTTGCGGTACATCCCCACACGGGTGAGTTTATCGTCATCGAGATGAATCCCCGCGTCAGTCGTTCTTCGGCATTAGCATCTAAGGCTACCGGATTCCCGATCGCCAAATTTGCGGCTAAATTAGCGGTAGGTTATACTCTCGACGAAATTCCCAACGATATTACTAAAAAAACACCCGCTTCCTTCGAGCCGACGATCGACTATGTGGTGACCAAAATCCCTCGGTTCGCCTTTGAAAAATTTGCGGGTTCTTCGCAAACACTGACCACTCAAATGAAGTCCGTCGGCGAAGCCATGGCAATCGGACGGACATTCCAAGAGTCATTTCAAAAAGCCTTACGCTCGCTCGAAATCGGTCGATTTGGCTGGGGTTGCGATCGCGATGAATCGTTACCCTCGATCGAACAAGTCCGTTCGATGCTGCGAACTCCGACACCCGATCGGATCTTTAGCATCCGCCATGCCATGCAACTGAAGCTGTCTGTAGAAGACATCTATGAGCTGACGGGAGTCGATCCGTGGTTCCTAGATAAAATGCAAGATATCCTCACCACCGAATCCTTCCTCAAAACCCAACAATTAACATCGCTTACCAAACCGCAATTATGGGATATCAAACGGCAAGGTTTTAGCGATCGACAGATTGCTTATGCCACCAAAACTACCGAAGATATCGTCCGCACCTATCGTAAATCGTTGGGCGTAGTTCCCGCTTACAAATTAGTCGATACCTGCGCCGCCGAATTTGAAGCCGAGACGCCTTATTACTACTCCACCTACGAAGAAGAAACCGAAGTCATCCCTTCCACCCGTCGCAAAGTAATGATCCTTGGCGGCGGCCCCAATCGGATCGGCCAAGGGATCGAATTCGACTACTGTTGCTGTCATGCTGCCTACGCACTCAGCAAGCAGGGATTTGAAACGATCATGGTCAATTCTAATCCTGAAACCGTTTCTACCGATTATGACACCAGCGATCGCTTATATTTCGAGCCGCTAACCAAAGAAGACGTCTTAAATATCATCGAAGCCGAGCAGCCAGAAGGAATTATCATCCAATTCGGCGGCCAAACTCCGCTCAAATTAGCCGTACCGCTCCAATCATATTTAACCGCCCAAGCCAACGAACCCAACGGCGTCCAGACCAAAATTTGGGGGACTAGTCCCGATTCGATCGATATGGCCGAAGATCGAGAACGGTTCGAGCTAGTCTTGCGCCAATTAGACATCCAACAGCCCGCCAACGGCATGGCGCGCGATTATGATGACGCCCTCTTGGTTGCCAATCGGATCGGCTATCCCGTCGTCGTCCGCCCCTCATACGTCCTCGGCGGACGCGCGATGGAAATCGTCTATTCCGACACCGAACTCGAACGCTATATGACCTATGCGGTGCAGGTAGAACCCGATCACCCCATTTTAATCGATAAGTTCTTAGAGAATGCCATAGAAGTCGATGTAGACGCCATTGCGGACGCATCTGGGCACGTCGTCATCGGCGGCATTATGGAGCACATCGAGCAAGCTGGAATTCACTCAGGAGATTCTGCCTGTTCGTTACCTTATGTCTCGCTCTCTGACAATACGATCGCGACAATTCGCCAGTGGACGGTACAACTGGCTCGATCTCTCAAAGTCATCGGCTTGATGAATATCCAATTCGCCGTTCAAGGCGATCGAGTATACATCATCGAAGCCAATCCCCGCGCCTCGCGCACCGTCCCCTTCGTCGCCAAAGCCACAGGCGTACCGCTCGCAGGTTATGCCGCACGGATTATGTCTGGCGAAACCCTCACTAGCTTGGACTATACCGCCGAAGTGATTCCGACCCACATTGCCGTCAAAGAAGCCGTCTTACCCTTCGACAGATTTCCAGGTACCGATACAATTTTGGGGCCAGAAATGCGATCGACAGGCGAAGTCATGGGCATCGATGTCGAATTCGGACGCGCATACGCCAAAGCCGAACTCGCCGCCGGACAAAAATTACCCCTCACGGGCAAAGTCTTTATCTCCACTAGCGATCGCGATAAAATCGCCGTCGTCCCCGTAGCTCGCGATCTGATCGCTCTGGGCTTCAAAATTATCGCCACATCCGGTACCAAAAAAGTCTTGGAGGAACACGGCTTAGTCGTCGAGTCAGTCCTCAAACTCCACGAAGGTCGCCCCAATGTCGTCGATATCATTAAAAACGGCCAAATTCAACTAATTATCAACACCCCCTCTGGTGAAGAAGCCCAAGCCGACGGCAAACTCATCCGCCGCACGGCATTAGTCTACAAGATCGGCATGGTCACCACGATCGCTGGAGCCAAAGCCACCGCCGCCGCCATCGCCGCCCTCCAATCGCACCCCCTAGAAGTCAAAGCCCTCCAAGACTACATCGGCCTCGGTCGTTAA
- a CDS encoding glutathione peroxidase produces the protein MSSTVYDFSATSIEGQPIEMSTYRDKVLLIVNTASQCGYTPQYKGLQELQDKYASKEFAVLGFPCNQFGQQEPGSAQDIQSFCETRYGVSFPLFQKVDVNGASAHPLFKYLEKAAPGILGTEAIEWNFTKFLVDGSGKVVKRYGSNTDPKDIAKDIEALLG, from the coding sequence ATGTCATCAACTGTTTACGACTTTTCTGCTACCAGCATTGAAGGTCAACCCATCGAGATGAGTACTTATCGCGACAAAGTTTTGCTGATTGTCAATACCGCCAGTCAGTGTGGTTATACCCCTCAATATAAAGGTTTGCAAGAGTTGCAGGATAAATATGCTAGCAAAGAATTTGCAGTATTAGGTTTTCCTTGCAACCAATTCGGACAACAAGAGCCAGGTAGCGCGCAGGATATTCAGTCTTTTTGCGAAACCAGATATGGCGTATCTTTTCCGTTATTTCAAAAGGTCGATGTCAATGGTGCCAGTGCTCATCCACTGTTTAAGTATTTAGAGAAAGCCGCACCAGGAATTTTAGGAACAGAAGCGATCGAATGGAATTTTACCAAGTTTTTGGTCGATGGTAGTGGAAAGGTTGTCAAACGCTATGGCTCAAATACCGATCCGAAGGATATTGCTAAAGATATCGAAGCACTGTTGGGGTAA
- a CDS encoding cobalt-precorrin-6A reductase yields the protein MKRLVIVGGTGDALQLAKRAILLQRGFANDLPGLEVITTLAGRTREPNSISGSVRIGGFGGEAGLIDYLQTEKIDLIIDATHPFAAQISWHVANAATEVGMPRLMLVRPAWTRSPEDNWIEVESIEAAIAAIPASAERIFVTIGRQQLAPFANLTDRWCLMRSIDPPDPSIPLPPGKLLLDRGPFNLEAERQLFKEYQIQAIVSKNSGGDATYAKIIAARELSLPVVMVQRPIVPDGELVADVAGAIEWLQQRL from the coding sequence ATGAAACGACTTGTCATTGTCGGGGGAACTGGAGATGCACTGCAATTAGCCAAACGCGCGATTCTCTTGCAGAGAGGCTTCGCCAACGATCTACCAGGGTTAGAAGTAATTACCACTCTCGCGGGCAGAACTCGCGAACCGAACTCGATTTCCGGCTCGGTGCGAATCGGTGGCTTTGGCGGCGAAGCTGGTTTGATAGACTATTTGCAGACAGAGAAAATCGATCTCATTATCGATGCTACCCACCCATTTGCGGCGCAAATTTCTTGGCATGTGGCAAATGCCGCGACTGAGGTGGGGATGCCCCGATTGATGCTCGTGCGCCCCGCGTGGACGCGTTCGCCTGAAGATAATTGGATTGAGGTGGAGAGTATCGAAGCGGCGATAGCGGCGATTCCAGCTAGCGCAGAGCGAATCTTTGTAACGATCGGCAGACAACAACTCGCCCCATTTGCCAATCTGACAGATCGCTGGTGTTTGATGAGATCGATCGATCCGCCCGATCCGAGTATCCCATTACCACCGGGCAAATTATTACTCGATCGAGGGCCATTTAATCTCGAAGCAGAACGTCAATTATTTAAAGAGTATCAAATTCAAGCGATCGTCAGTAAAAATAGCGGCGGCGATGCTACTTATGCCAAAATTATTGCCGCGCGGGAGTTGAGTTTACCAGTGGTAATGGTACAACGTCCGATCGTACCTGATGGCGAACTGGTTGCAGATGTAGCAGGTGCGATCGAGTGGTTGCAGCAGCGACTGTAA